The Belonocnema kinseyi isolate 2016_QV_RU_SX_M_011 chromosome 10, B_treatae_v1, whole genome shotgun sequence genome has a window encoding:
- the LOC117181613 gene encoding jerky protein-like encodes MEPPTKKRKKSEWLTAGTKSNILKAIHAGDSVKNIAEKYNVHASTVRKWRKNEEDIAEKKTKNPNKKQFKQNPNERLNEALHIWLLERRKAGFSVSGPQLKEKARELAKIVGSTENFVASDGWLTYWKKTYGIRHLAVTGEKLSDDLIEIEEFQDTKGFYTILTVETHQTENSSENDVDSKEDVAKVLKQDAFKGLMDVMNYCKEQKSTEALALLETVKKKLFDRIQFLLCKKMAVV; translated from the exons atgGAGCCGCCaacaaaaaaacgtaaaaaaagtgAATGGCTCACAGCTGGAACGAAATCAAATATCCTAAAAGCAATTCATGCAGGAGATAGCGTTAAAAACATAGCCGAAAAATACAATGTACATGCTTCTACAGTTCGCAAGTGGCGTAAGAATGAAGAGGACATtgccgaaaaaaaaacgaaaaatccaaacaaaaaacagtttaaacaaAACCCTAATGAAAGGTTAAATGAAGCCCTACATATATGGCTTTTAGAAAGGCGAAAAGCTGGATTTTCTGTCTCTGGCCCTCAATTGAAAG aaaaagccCGGGAATTAGCAAAGATCGTGGGATCAACAGAAAATTTTGTTGCGAGCGATGGATGGCTCACCTATTGGAAGAAAACTTATGGGATTCGTCACCTAGCAGTTACTGGCGAAAAATTATCGGATGATTTAATTGAGATTGAAGAATTCCAAGACACTAAAGGTTTTTATACTATATTAACAGTTGAAACACATCAGACGGAGAATTCTTCCGAAAATGATGTGGATTCGAAAGAGGATGTTGCTAAAGTTTTAAAACAAGACGCTTTTAAAGGACTGATGGATGTTATGAATTACTGTAAGGAACAAAAAAGTACGGAAGCATTAGCATTGCTGGAAacggtgaaaaaaaaattatttgatcgaattcaatttttattgtgtaAGAAAATGGCTgttgtgtaa